A section of the Callospermophilus lateralis isolate mCalLat2 chromosome 14, mCalLat2.hap1, whole genome shotgun sequence genome encodes:
- the Mycn gene encoding N-myc proto-oncogene protein isoform X3 — MRGAPGNWVGAERALAGRKRSQTAAALGPPHPHSPLGDPSAESPPDPRQSTGDDEDDEEEDEEEEIDVVTVEKRRSSSNSKAVTTFTITVRPKNAALGLGRAQSSELILKRCVPIHQQHNYAAPSPYVESEDAPPQKKIKSEVSPRPLKSVIPPKAKSLSPRNSDSEDSERRRNHNILERQRRNDLRSSFLTLRDHVPELVKNEKAAKVVILKKATEYVHSLQAEEHQLLLEKEKLQARQQQLLKKIELARTC; from the exons ATGCGGGGGGCTCCTGGGAACTGGGTTGGAGCCGAGCGAGCGCTAGCTGGGCGCAAGCGCTCACAGACTGCAGCCGCCCTaggacccccccacccccacagccCACTCGGAGACCCCAGCGCAGAATCGCCTCCGGATCCCCGGCAGTCGACCGGAG ATGACGAGGATGATGAGGAGGAAGATGAAGAAGAGGAAATCGATGTGGTCACTGTGGAGAAACGCCGATCCTCCTCCAACAGCAAGGCTGTCACCACGTTCACCATCACCGTGCGCCCCAAGAACGCAGCCCTGGGCCTGGGGAGGGCTCAGTCCAGTGAGCTGATCCTCAAACGCTGTGTCCCCATCCACCAGCAGCACAACTATGCCGCACCCTCTCCCTATGTGGAGAGTGAGGATGCGCCACCCCAGAAGAAGATCAAGAGTGAGGTGTCCCCCCGTCCCCTCAAGAGCGTCATCCCACCAAAGGCCAAGAGCTTGAGCCCTCGAAACTCAGACTCCGAGGACAGCGAGCGTCGCCGCAACCACAACATCCTAGAGCGCCAGCGCCGCAATGACCTGCGATCCAGCTTCCTCACGCTCAGGGACCACGTGCCGGAGCTGGTGAAGAATGAGAAGGCCGCCAAGGTGGTCATTTTGAAAAAAGCCACCGAGTACGTCCACTCCCTCCAGGCCGAGGAGCACCAGCTTCTGCTGGAAAAGGAGAAATTGCAGGCAAGACAGCAGCAGTTGCTAAAGAAAATCGAACTCGCTCGGACTTGCTAA
- the Mycn gene encoding N-myc proto-oncogene protein isoform X2, which translates to MPSCTASTMPGMIYKNPDLEFDSLQPCFYPDEDDFYFGGPDSTPPGEDIWKKFELLPTPPLSPSRAFSEQSPEPSDWATEMLLPEADLWGNPAEEDAFGLGGLGGLTPNPVILQDCMWSGFSAREKLERAVSEKLQHGRGPPAAGPATPGAGAGSPAGRGHSGTAGAGRAGAALPAELAHPAAECVDPAVVFPFPVNKRDPAPVPVAPAGGRPANGGDHKALSTSGEDTLSDSGKEEDEEEEIDVVTVEKRRSSSNSKAVTTFTITVRPKNAALGLGRAQSSELILKRCVPIHQQHNYAAPSPYVESEDAPPQKKIKSEVSPRPLKSVIPPKAKSLSPRNSDSEDSERRRNHNILERQRRNDLRSSFLTLRDHVPELVKNEKAAKVVILKKATEYVHSLQAEEHQLLLEKEKLQARQQQLLKKIELARTC; encoded by the exons ATGCCGAGCTGCACCGCGTCCACCATGCCGGGGATGATCTACAAGAACCCAGACCTCGAGTTTGACTCTCTGCAGCCTTGCTTCTACCCGGACGAAGATGACTTCTACTTCGGCGGCCCCGACTCGACCCCCCCGGGGGAGGACATCTGGAAGAAGTTTGAGCTGCTGCCTACGCCCCCCCTGTCGCCCAGCCGTGCGTTCTCGGAGCAGAGTCCGGAGCCCTCCGACTGGGCCACCGAAATGCTGCTGCCCGAGGCCGACCTGTGGGGCAACCCCGCCGAGGAGGACGCATTCGGCCTGGGGGGGTTGGGCGGCCTCACCCCCAACCCGGTCATCCTCCAGGACTGCATGTGGAGCGGCTTCTCGGCTCGGGAGAAGCTGGAGCGCGCGGTGAGCGAGAAGCTGCAGCACGGCCGCGGGCCGCCGGCCGCGGGTCCCGCCACCCCGGGAGCGGGAGCTGGCAGCCCTGCGGGCCGCGGGCACAGCGGGACGGCCGGAGCCGGTCGCGCCGGAGCTGCCTTACCCGCGGAGCTTGCCCACCCGGCCGCCGAGTGCGTGGATCCCGCCGTCGTCTTCCCCTTCCCGGTGAACAAACGGGATCCAGCGCCTGTGCCGGTCGCCCCGGCTG GCGGCCGCCCTGCCAACGGCGGTGACCACAAGGCCCTCAGTACCTCCGGAGAGGACACCCTGAGCGACTCAGGTAAA GAGGAAGATGAAGAAGAGGAAATCGATGTGGTCACTGTGGAGAAACGCCGATCCTCCTCCAACAGCAAGGCTGTCACCACGTTCACCATCACCGTGCGCCCCAAGAACGCAGCCCTGGGCCTGGGGAGGGCTCAGTCCAGTGAGCTGATCCTCAAACGCTGTGTCCCCATCCACCAGCAGCACAACTATGCCGCACCCTCTCCCTATGTGGAGAGTGAGGATGCGCCACCCCAGAAGAAGATCAAGAGTGAGGTGTCCCCCCGTCCCCTCAAGAGCGTCATCCCACCAAAGGCCAAGAGCTTGAGCCCTCGAAACTCAGACTCCGAGGACAGCGAGCGTCGCCGCAACCACAACATCCTAGAGCGCCAGCGCCGCAATGACCTGCGATCCAGCTTCCTCACGCTCAGGGACCACGTGCCGGAGCTGGTGAAGAATGAGAAGGCCGCCAAGGTGGTCATTTTGAAAAAAGCCACCGAGTACGTCCACTCCCTCCAGGCCGAGGAGCACCAGCTTCTGCTGGAAAAGGAGAAATTGCAGGCAAGACAGCAGCAGTTGCTAAAGAAAATCGAACTCGCTCGGACTTGCTAA
- the Mycn gene encoding N-myc proto-oncogene protein isoform X1, which produces MPSCTASTMPGMIYKNPDLEFDSLQPCFYPDEDDFYFGGPDSTPPGEDIWKKFELLPTPPLSPSRAFSEQSPEPSDWATEMLLPEADLWGNPAEEDAFGLGGLGGLTPNPVILQDCMWSGFSAREKLERAVSEKLQHGRGPPAAGPATPGAGAGSPAGRGHSGTAGAGRAGAALPAELAHPAAECVDPAVVFPFPVNKRDPAPVPVAPAGSPALGAAVAGAAAPASAAVAAPPRLGGRPANGGDHKALSTSGEDTLSDSDDEDDEEEDEEEEIDVVTVEKRRSSSNSKAVTTFTITVRPKNAALGLGRAQSSELILKRCVPIHQQHNYAAPSPYVESEDAPPQKKIKSEVSPRPLKSVIPPKAKSLSPRNSDSEDSERRRNHNILERQRRNDLRSSFLTLRDHVPELVKNEKAAKVVILKKATEYVHSLQAEEHQLLLEKEKLQARQQQLLKKIELARTC; this is translated from the exons ATGCCGAGCTGCACCGCGTCCACCATGCCGGGGATGATCTACAAGAACCCAGACCTCGAGTTTGACTCTCTGCAGCCTTGCTTCTACCCGGACGAAGATGACTTCTACTTCGGCGGCCCCGACTCGACCCCCCCGGGGGAGGACATCTGGAAGAAGTTTGAGCTGCTGCCTACGCCCCCCCTGTCGCCCAGCCGTGCGTTCTCGGAGCAGAGTCCGGAGCCCTCCGACTGGGCCACCGAAATGCTGCTGCCCGAGGCCGACCTGTGGGGCAACCCCGCCGAGGAGGACGCATTCGGCCTGGGGGGGTTGGGCGGCCTCACCCCCAACCCGGTCATCCTCCAGGACTGCATGTGGAGCGGCTTCTCGGCTCGGGAGAAGCTGGAGCGCGCGGTGAGCGAGAAGCTGCAGCACGGCCGCGGGCCGCCGGCCGCGGGTCCCGCCACCCCGGGAGCGGGAGCTGGCAGCCCTGCGGGCCGCGGGCACAGCGGGACGGCCGGAGCCGGTCGCGCCGGAGCTGCCTTACCCGCGGAGCTTGCCCACCCGGCCGCCGAGTGCGTGGATCCCGCCGTCGTCTTCCCCTTCCCGGTGAACAAACGGGATCCAGCGCCTGTGCCGGTCGCCCCGGCTGGTTCCCCTGCCCTGGGCGCTGCGGTTGCTGGAGCAGCAGCCCCAGCCAGTGCCGCGGTGGCCGCCCCTCCGCGCTTAGGCGGCCGCCCTGCCAACGGCGGTGACCACAAGGCCCTCAGTACCTCCGGAGAGGACACCCTGAGCGACTCAG ATGACGAGGATGATGAGGAGGAAGATGAAGAAGAGGAAATCGATGTGGTCACTGTGGAGAAACGCCGATCCTCCTCCAACAGCAAGGCTGTCACCACGTTCACCATCACCGTGCGCCCCAAGAACGCAGCCCTGGGCCTGGGGAGGGCTCAGTCCAGTGAGCTGATCCTCAAACGCTGTGTCCCCATCCACCAGCAGCACAACTATGCCGCACCCTCTCCCTATGTGGAGAGTGAGGATGCGCCACCCCAGAAGAAGATCAAGAGTGAGGTGTCCCCCCGTCCCCTCAAGAGCGTCATCCCACCAAAGGCCAAGAGCTTGAGCCCTCGAAACTCAGACTCCGAGGACAGCGAGCGTCGCCGCAACCACAACATCCTAGAGCGCCAGCGCCGCAATGACCTGCGATCCAGCTTCCTCACGCTCAGGGACCACGTGCCGGAGCTGGTGAAGAATGAGAAGGCCGCCAAGGTGGTCATTTTGAAAAAAGCCACCGAGTACGTCCACTCCCTCCAGGCCGAGGAGCACCAGCTTCTGCTGGAAAAGGAGAAATTGCAGGCAAGACAGCAGCAGTTGCTAAAGAAAATCGAACTCGCTCGGACTTGCTAA